The sequence GCTTTTACCTATGCGAAAAGCCTTATTGAAAGAAATTAATAAAAAAACTGTTTTTTATAGTCTGGATTCACCAAACAGGTTCAGAAGATCCTTTATATGTGCACCTGATTCCTGGAGAAGCGGTTCCTGTCCTGGGGTTAGCTCTGTTGCCTGAAGTTGACTAACGAGATCTTTGATCGCATGAAGATGAGTGATGACTTTTGTCCTGACATGGTCATGTTCTGCCGGAGGTGGAATATCCTTCTTTTTCCTGACTGATTCGCGAATTTTATAGGCAAGCTCAGTAAACTGTGCACGCGGATCACCCCCTTTCTGTATGTAATAATCTGCCCCAGCGTTAAGAGCTTCAATTACCACATCTTCACGACCTCGTCCGGTGAAGATGATAAAAGGAATATGATTCCCATTTTCACGGATCGCCCGTAAAAAGGCAAGTCCATTCATGACCGGCATTTCATAATCTGACACAACCGCATCAAAACTTTGCTCCTGAAGCATGGTAAGCCCTTCCTGGGCTGATAACACTGTGGTTACTGAAAACTCTCCATGACGCTCGAGAAAAGCACGGGCGATATCCAGTATTACCGGTTCATCATCAACAAGCAGGACAGATATCATAGACAGACACTTATTGCCGCTCATGGTCTTTAATCATGGCGATTGTTCTAAAAAAAAAGAACCCGAAGGTCAGGGTGAGATTTATGTATAGATGAAATGGAGCAATGCAAATGTTGCAAGGATAACAATAACCAGCACTGCACAAATAACATCGCCTGCTCCAAAGATAAGTTTATGAAGCGGAAGTTTTTTTCTTGCCCTATATCCTCGCATATCAAGAGTCAAACCCAGAACCTGTGTTTTTGCAAGAGAATTTGCCACCAATGGGATCATGATAGGTTTCATACTCCTGATCTTTCCTGATACTCCTGTCCCTGGATTATATCCTCTACATAATTGGGCTTCATGAATTCGTTTGGCCTCAAGCTGAAGGCTCGGGATGAACCGGAGAGCAATAAGCAGCATTAGTACGTAATCAACTGGCAGGCGGAATGCAAGCAGTCCGGTAACCAGGTCACTAGGTTTTGTGGCTATGACAAAAAGCTGGAATGCAGTTATCATCACGATAAACCGGAGCGATAAAATGACACCAAAAAGCAGTCCGCCAAGGGTTATCCCAAATCCTGCCACCGATGGTTCTGTTGAAGGAAGGATGGTAAAAAGCATATCGCCTTCTTGAACTGTCAGACTTGTCAGAAGGACGAGGAAAAATGACAACAGGATCAGAAACGGAACCTGGGAGATTACTTCCTTGATTAATCCGGAGAATAATGCCCCAAACACCAAAACAACGATGAGGAAACAGAGAAAGGGAATCTGTGAAGACATAACACAGAGACCAACAATCAGGATTACCAGCAGAAGTTTCGTCACCGGATTGAGATGATGAAGCGGACTGTTCCCAGGAATATACTGAAGAATTTCACTCATGCTGCCCGCCCCTTCAGGTTATGATAATCACCAATGATGTGACCGCTCTCCATCGCAATGATCCGGCTCGCATACTCTTCTGCTATCCTCATGTTATGAGTAACCATGATGATTGTGTGTCCTCTCTTTTGAAGAGTGAGCATAAGATCCATCATCCGGTCTGATTCTATCTCATCAAGGCCGGTAGTTGGTTCATCCAGAATTATGATTCCCGGTTTCATGGCAAGGATGCATGCAACAGCCAGGCGTTGTCGCTCGCCACGTGAGAGATGACGGGGATAGGTTGATTCAGAACCGGAGAGACCTACCATGTTCAGGACATCACTGATTACCTGGTCTGGATTAGCTGATCCAATGTTCTCTAGACCGAACATAATCTCATCCTTCACACTATCGGCAAAGAGCATGGTATCAGGATTCTGAAACACAAGCCCCGCTTCTTTAACCAACTCAATTACTGGTGCGGTTACCGCATTATGGCTCCGTACAAAAATTGTTCCACCATCAGGCCTAAGCAGACCATTCAAGTGTTTTACGAGTGTCGTCTTTCCTGATCCATTTTCACCCAGAATTGCAATAAACTCTCCTTCATAGAGAGTAACTGATACTCCACTGAGCGCTTCTATTTCACCGTACCGTTTCCTCAACGTGTCTATTTTCACGATCACTGGACGATCTGCCGGAGTGTATGGCACAAGGTCAGAATCAGTATAGAGGGCTTTCATCGAACCCTGCTGTTCAGGATAAATCTCATCAAATGTTCCCTCCCGACTGATGTGTCCTTCTTCCATGACAATCACCCGGTCAGCGACATTCCGATATCCTTCAAGAGAGTGATCAACGATAATGATAGTCTTACCAAGCTCTTTCAGCCCTTTTAGGATCTCAATAATCCGTGTTGTTGCATCAACATCTAATTCTGAAGTTGGTTCATCAAGGATGATAACTTCAGTATCCATTGCAAGGGCCGCAGCAATCGCTACACGTTGTTTCTGGCCACCAGATAAGGCATAAGGCGGTCTCTCACGAAGATGGGAGATCCCACACAAATCCATCACTTTTCTGACACGTTCTTCAATTTCCGTCTTTGAATCGATCCTTGTCTCAAGACCTGACGCCAACTCTTCCTCTACGCTTGTAAAAATGAGTTGGGAATCTGCATCATCAAAGACCATGCTGATATACCGGTTAAGTTCACCCACTCCGGTATATTCTGTGACTGGTTTGCCTTTCAGTGCAAGATAGCCGGTAACGTTTCCACCAAATTCATGCTGCAGTATTCCTGACAGAGCATAACACAAGGTCGTTTTACCAGCAGCCGTTGGACCGGTAACAAGGACTAGTTCTCCGGAATGAATAGAAAGAGTGATGTCCCGGAGGGCAGGTCGGATACCAACCGGGTATGTGTAGTTTAAGGATGTTGCAAGAATCATGATCGACGTGATAATGCTCGTGATGCAGGAACATACAGGAGTTGAGCGATTATTGTGTTGATAATTGCCGTCGGGAGAACAATCATGATCATCATGGCACTGAAGAATGCATACATGCTCTCATAGTTGAATGCCTTAAACAGCAGGCCAGGAGCTACCATTACGAGCAGCATAACAATGCAGATGAATGATATTCCACTTGCAAGGGTTGCTACGAGGGTAGCGGCGAATGGAGCTGCTGAGAACCTTGTTTTCAATGCCTGGAAGACCAGGAGACATGCAACAGCCCCGATAGGTTCACTGATAAGATTTCCTGGAGGAAATATTGAATGACTGATGAGGGCACTGATTATTCCGCCAATAAATCCTATCCCGAGTGCCTGGGAAAATTTAGGAACAACCAGCATGATGGCCAGACAATAAAATACAATAACAAAATTTGGTACTAAGAACGGTGGGAGCGGTGCATAGAGTGCAGCGAATCGTGCAATTGCACCCACTGCAAGTAAAATGCCGACAATGGCGATATCCTGTGATTTCATGTTTTTCTTTAATGATTGGTATTCAAATGAGCAATACAATACTGAATGGAATATTGAGTCATCGCCAGTATATGGGCGATCCTGGACATGCACCTCTGAGAAGGTGATGGACATGTTGTAACATCTATGTATGAAATTATACATTGGCCTATATGAAGATTGTCAGACCTGTAGTACCTGATCATGTCTTATGGCCATCCAAATCCCTGGTATTCCTCTCGGCGCACGATAACTGGAACAAAATCCCCCTTGAACCATACATACACCTGAACCGATGCGCCTTTTTTGAATTCCTGAATCCGGCGGTCATAGTTTTTTCTAATATGGCTGGTATTATTCTTGAGAAAGCGTTCCTCTGCAGTAGTATAGAAATCTATCATCTGCATAAGCCATGCGTTTTCATATTGTATTGTCTCCTCTGCCAGAGCATATGCTTCATCTTCAGATATAGGGTAGTGATAATCACCGTGTTCATTTAGTCCACTAATTTGTCTAAAAACAGGATTTTTTTTCCTATCTGGTTCACGATGCAGCATGTATGGATAAATTCGGCATATTGCAAACCGGTTTTCGTATATAGCGCACCTGTTGTTTTCAAGAAATACGCATGTTCCATCTTCTCTTACACGGAGAGCATATCCAGAGACGTAAAAATTACCCTCCCCATCAACAAGTTCAAATTCTGGTGCAGGAACTAGTACCTCTGGTTTTATTTTTTTAATTCTTGCTGCATCATCATCTAGTAAAAAGACATGTCCATTAAATTCTGTTGTACAACACCGCCCGCATAGTGTACAGGAGAACCCTACATCCTGGATAATATCAGCGAGATCCTGAGGACTCCATTTAGTCAACAGGGCAAGTTCTGTTGTCAGCCTCGTAATCTCATGTCTGATATAAGAGTTTGACATTTCGTTATACTCTGCCGTTAAGAGGCATAGTATTGACGAAGAGATCAATCATGACGACAACGCCTGCACTGTTGAAAATCTTTAAACCCTGTAATACACTAATGAGAGATAACATGCTTGAAGCCTTTGATCTGACCGGAAGAGTACCAAAAGGACAATATTCTTCAATCGTGGAGCCTCTTGAAGCGCGAACTGCCGAGTTGCAACGAGAAGTCCGAAAACGTGGGAAATCTGTCATCATTGTAATGGAGGGATGGAGAGGCTCAGGCATTACCAGAATCATAAATCTCCTTCAGCCTGTGCTTGATCCACGAGGGACCCGGGTTCATCCTATTGCTGAACCGAATGACATTGAGCGTGACCACGGGATGTTCTGGCGGTTCTGGGCGAGACTTCCCTCATATGGGCAAACTGCTATCTTTGATCGGAGTTGGTACACAGCAACAATCGTTGAGCGGTATAATAGTGACTCTATGAGGGAGATCCCGGCTTCCTGTATAGAAGATATCAATAATTTTGAAGCCCAGCT comes from Methanospirillum hungatei and encodes:
- a CDS encoding YkgJ family cysteine cluster protein, which translates into the protein MSNSYIRHEITRLTTELALLTKWSPQDLADIIQDVGFSCTLCGRCCTTEFNGHVFLLDDDAARIKKIKPEVLVPAPEFELVDGEGNFYVSGYALRVREDGTCVFLENNRCAIYENRFAICRIYPYMLHREPDRKKNPVFRQISGLNEHGDYHYPISEDEAYALAEETIQYENAWLMQMIDFYTTAEERFLKNNTSHIRKNYDRRIQEFKKGASVQVYVWFKGDFVPVIVRREEYQGFGWP
- a CDS encoding tryptophan transporter, which gives rise to MSITFSEVHVQDRPYTGDDSIFHSVLYCSFEYQSLKKNMKSQDIAIVGILLAVGAIARFAALYAPLPPFLVPNFVIVFYCLAIMLVVPKFSQALGIGFIGGIISALISHSIFPPGNLISEPIGAVACLLVFQALKTRFSAAPFAATLVATLASGISFICIVMLLVMVAPGLLFKAFNYESMYAFFSAMMIMIVLPTAIINTIIAQLLYVPASRALSRRS
- a CDS encoding ABC transporter ATP-binding protein — its product is MILATSLNYTYPVGIRPALRDITLSIHSGELVLVTGPTAAGKTTLCYALSGILQHEFGGNVTGYLALKGKPVTEYTGVGELNRYISMVFDDADSQLIFTSVEEELASGLETRIDSKTEIEERVRKVMDLCGISHLRERPPYALSGGQKQRVAIAAALAMDTEVIILDEPTSELDVDATTRIIEILKGLKELGKTIIIVDHSLEGYRNVADRVIVMEEGHISREGTFDEIYPEQQGSMKALYTDSDLVPYTPADRPVIVKIDTLRKRYGEIEALSGVSVTLYEGEFIAILGENGSGKTTLVKHLNGLLRPDGGTIFVRSHNAVTAPVIELVKEAGLVFQNPDTMLFADSVKDEIMFGLENIGSANPDQVISDVLNMVGLSGSESTYPRHLSRGERQRLAVACILAMKPGIIILDEPTTGLDEIESDRMMDLMLTLQKRGHTIIMVTHNMRIAEEYASRIIAMESGHIIGDYHNLKGRAA
- a CDS encoding response regulator produces the protein MSGNKCLSMISVLLVDDEPVILDIARAFLERHGEFSVTTVLSAQEGLTMLQEQSFDAVVSDYEMPVMNGLAFLRAIRENGNHIPFIIFTGRGREDVVIEALNAGADYYIQKGGDPRAQFTELAYKIRESVRKKKDIPPPAEHDHVRTKVITHLHAIKDLVSQLQATELTPGQEPLLQESGAHIKDLLNLFGESRL
- a CDS encoding energy-coupling factor transporter transmembrane component T family protein, with product MSEILQYIPGNSPLHHLNPVTKLLLVILIVGLCVMSSQIPFLCFLIVVLVFGALFSGLIKEVISQVPFLILLSFFLVLLTSLTVQEGDMLFTILPSTEPSVAGFGITLGGLLFGVILSLRFIVMITAFQLFVIATKPSDLVTGLLAFRLPVDYVLMLLIALRFIPSLQLEAKRIHEAQLCRGYNPGTGVSGKIRSMKPIMIPLVANSLAKTQVLGLTLDMRGYRARKKLPLHKLIFGAGDVICAVLVIVILATFALLHFIYT